In Candidatus Methylacidiphilales bacterium, a genomic segment contains:
- a CDS encoding ABC transporter ATP-binding protein: MSDSEMPLANAYDSVIQFPELKGLGGGEKSATDGESSVLHCRGLHHYLGEGESRVHVLKDVSMTLYPGKIYSVMGPSGCGKSTLLYLLGLLDRPSEGNVWIGERETSALNDEEMSNLRNLHIGFVFQFHFLLREFSALENIMIPMRRAGLLDEPEMRKRAAHLLDLVGLGDKTHRHPHQLSGGEQQRVAIARSLANNPRVVLADEPTGNLDTANSKKVFSMMRKLAHETRLSMLIVTHNAQIAESSDHTYEMRDGVMH, from the coding sequence ATGTCCGATTCCGAAATGCCCTTGGCCAATGCCTACGACTCGGTAATCCAATTTCCCGAACTGAAGGGATTGGGGGGGGGTGAGAAGTCGGCAACTGATGGCGAAAGCAGTGTCCTGCATTGCCGTGGCCTCCATCATTATCTGGGGGAGGGGGAAAGCCGGGTGCATGTCCTCAAGGACGTCAGCATGACCCTTTATCCTGGGAAGATCTATTCGGTCATGGGGCCTTCCGGTTGCGGAAAAAGCACCCTTCTCTACCTTCTCGGGCTGCTGGACCGGCCCTCAGAGGGGAATGTTTGGATAGGTGAACGAGAAACTTCGGCTCTCAACGACGAGGAAATGTCGAACCTGCGCAACCTCCACATCGGCTTTGTCTTCCAGTTCCATTTTCTCCTCCGCGAGTTCAGCGCGCTGGAAAACATCATGATCCCGATGCGCCGGGCCGGACTGTTGGATGAACCGGAGATGCGCAAGCGTGCCGCCCATCTGCTGGACTTGGTCGGACTGGGCGACAAGACCCACCGCCACCCCCATCAGTTGTCCGGTGGGGAGCAGCAACGGGTGGCCATCGCCCGCTCACTGGCCAACAACCCGCGAGTGGTCCTGGCCGACGAACCCACCGGCAATCTGGATACGGCCAACTCCAAAAAAGTTTTTTCCATGATGCGCAAGCTGGCGCATGAGACGCGCCTGAGTATGTTGATTGTCACCCACAACGCCCAGATCGCCGAATCTTCCGACCACACCTACGAGATGCGCGACGGCGTCATGCACTGA
- a CDS encoding 50S ribosomal protein L11 methyltransferase, whose protein sequence is MEAWLDDLAVFPDLTPVVTEKPGARRALLTVCAAQASILHPLLAAMGGSVRALQPNDWLQRQKRNFVLRVGRQLAVVSESGPAPDGVPVLRIPAGMAFGTGEHTTTALCLRQVAEVIRRRKRSGDSCLRLIDAGTGSGILALAAALLGARVEAFDADPICLKECRANASRHPQVPKVEWRRGDVLTYRPRHQADVVVANLFADLLRAALPRMLRWVRPGGLLIMSGILRTQETDIRNALAHGGYRVTRTLRRGKWVCLVASK, encoded by the coding sequence GTGGAGGCTTGGCTGGACGATCTGGCGGTATTTCCTGATTTGACCCCGGTGGTGACCGAGAAGCCTGGTGCCCGCAGGGCCCTGCTGACGGTTTGCGCGGCACAAGCCTCCATCTTGCATCCGCTCCTTGCTGCTATGGGCGGCTCTGTCCGGGCTTTGCAACCGAACGACTGGCTCCAGCGGCAAAAAAGAAATTTTGTCCTCAGGGTGGGCAGGCAACTGGCGGTCGTCTCCGAATCCGGCCCGGCTCCAGATGGGGTTCCGGTTCTGCGCATACCCGCCGGCATGGCCTTTGGCACAGGAGAACACACCACCACCGCATTGTGCCTCCGCCAGGTGGCGGAGGTCATCCGGAGACGCAAACGTTCCGGCGACTCCTGTCTGCGCTTGATCGATGCTGGTACGGGCAGCGGCATTCTCGCACTGGCCGCGGCCCTCTTGGGCGCAAGGGTCGAGGCCTTCGATGCCGATCCCATTTGCCTGAAGGAGTGCCGGGCCAATGCCTCCCGTCATCCCCAGGTGCCCAAGGTGGAATGGAGACGGGGCGATGTGCTCACTTACCGTCCCCGGCATCAGGCGGATGTGGTGGTGGCCAATCTCTTCGCCGACCTTCTGCGGGCAGCCCTGCCAAGAATGCTCCGGTGGGTCAGACCGGGTGGACTCTTGATCATGTCCGGCATTCTGCGCACGCAGGAAACGGACATCCGGAACGCGCTGGCCCACGGCGGTTACCGGGTGACACGCACCCTGCGACGCGGCAAATGGGTCTGTCTGGTTGCCTCCAAGTGA